Proteins from a genomic interval of Candidatus Caldatribacterium sp.:
- a CDS encoding aspartate-semialdehyde dehydrogenase: protein MRTLRVAVVGATGAVGQEMLRILEERNFPVGDLRPLASPRSLGKKVRFKGEDIPVEVLSPSSFKGCDLALFSAGASVSREFAPCATSSGCLVIDNSSAFRLEDDVPLIVPEVNPHRVHDVKRRGIIANPNCTTIISIVPLKPLHDYGKIRRIVAASYQATSGAGAQAMRELEEQVIAYAQGKPLEVKVFPYQIAFNLIPQIDVFLENFYTKEEMKMVWETRKIMEDPTIQVTATCVRVPVFRAHSVALNIETERKITREKAIELLSSFEGVVVQDDPQNRSYPMPLFVAGKDACYVGRIREDISSERGLNLWVVGDQLRKGAALNAIQIAELLLKEGIL, encoded by the coding sequence GAGTTGCAGTGGTTGGTGCCACGGGCGCTGTAGGCCAGGAAATGCTCCGTATCCTTGAAGAACGAAACTTCCCAGTGGGTGATTTGAGACCTTTGGCCTCGCCTCGTTCACTGGGAAAGAAAGTTCGCTTCAAGGGAGAGGATATCCCCGTAGAGGTCCTGAGTCCTTCAAGCTTCAAGGGGTGCGATCTTGCCCTCTTTAGTGCTGGGGCTTCGGTGAGCCGGGAGTTTGCTCCTTGTGCCACCTCAAGTGGATGCCTGGTCATAGACAATTCCTCGGCGTTTCGTCTTGAGGACGATGTTCCGCTCATCGTTCCGGAGGTGAACCCCCACCGTGTCCATGACGTGAAGAGAAGAGGCATCATCGCCAATCCGAACTGCACCACAATCATCTCCATTGTTCCCCTCAAGCCGCTCCACGATTACGGGAAAATCCGCCGCATTGTTGCCGCAAGTTACCAGGCAACCTCTGGAGCAGGAGCCCAGGCTATGCGAGAACTCGAAGAGCAGGTCATCGCCTACGCTCAGGGGAAACCCCTTGAGGTTAAGGTATTCCCGTATCAAATTGCCTTCAACCTCATCCCCCAAATCGATGTATTTTTGGAGAACTTCTACACCAAAGAGGAAATGAAAATGGTCTGGGAAACCAGAAAAATCATGGAAGACCCCACCATCCAGGTCACAGCAACCTGTGTTCGGGTTCCTGTTTTTCGGGCTCACTCGGTAGCCCTCAACATTGAAACGGAGCGGAAAATCACTCGAGAGAAGGCCATTGAGCTCCTCTCGAGTTTCGAGGGAGTGGTTGTCCAGGATGACCCACAGAACCGCTCCTATCCCATGCCACTTTTTGTAGCCGGAAAGGACGCATGCTACGTGGGACGAATACGGGAAGATATTTCCTCAGAGCGAGGGCTTAACCTCTGGGTTGTGGGGGACCAACTCCGCAAGGGTGCCGCTCTCAACGCCATTCAGATTGCCGAACTCCTCCTCAAAGAGGGAATCCTTTAA